A genomic stretch from Lathyrus oleraceus cultivar Zhongwan6 chromosome 2, CAAS_Psat_ZW6_1.0, whole genome shotgun sequence includes:
- the LOC127117998 gene encoding MDIS1-interacting receptor like kinase 2 — protein sequence MSTKLLSFHFILIMFFSSLLSLSTIQVYGIFIFSTFAFASTNATQHQGSEEALALLNWKTNLDIQSQASLSSWTTLSSPCKWEGITCDEKTKFVTVINVTNFGLKGTLSSLNFSSFPMLQTLDISNNSFHGNIPHQIGNLSKISKLKMNHNLFNGSIPSTVGMLMNLVDLDLSANYLSGEIPSLKNLKNLEKLVLYGNSLSGQIPIELGAISSLRTIKLLKNNFSGQIPFSIGNLANLRTLQLSENHLHGSIPSSIGNLTNLIELSFSDNQLSGSIPSSMGNLINLERLAFSQNHLSGPIPSTFGNLTKLTFLLLYNNKLNGSITESMKNITNLQSLQLSSNNFTGQIPHEICLGGSLRNFSANHNHFSGFVPRSLKNCSTLLRLNLAENMFVGNISHDFGVYPYLSFIDLSHNQFYGEISPNLVKSRNLIGLTILNNKLSGTIPPEFGQASRLQLLQLSSNHLTGKIPKELCNLTSLFQLSMSNNELSGKIPAEIGSMQGLSILNLAANKLSGSIPKQIGKLLKLVQLNLSNNEFMETIPLEFNRLQSLENLDLGGNSLNGEIPESLGKLQRLNTLNLSHNNLYGIVPSNFEYLISLTIVDISYNKLDGSIPNNQAFLNAPFESLRNNKGLCGNASGLDPCINGKHKSVVLSLFVTLSILFVFVFLFSGSLYIHLKNARTIQKKTREEQEQAQDVFSIWSYDGKMVYENIIEATEDFDEKYLIGEGGSGSVYKANLPSRQVVAVKKLHAEVDSEMHNFNAFTNEVKALTQIKHRNIVKLHGFCSHTRHSFVVYEFLEGGSLDNVLRNDTQVTMFDWKKRVNVVKGVTNALYHMHHGCFPPIVHRDISSKNVLLDLDYAAYISDFGTAKILNLDSHNSTTFAGTYGYAAPELAYTNAVNEKCDVFSFGVLCLEIIMGKHPGDLVSTLFSSSEAPIAHGLLLKDVLDQRLPLPENSIAKDVILVAKLAFACLTENPRSRPSMKQAYNMFVRPKLHSMETFRIITLGQLLN from the exons ATGTCCACAAAACTTCTATCTTTTCATTTCATTCTCATCATGTTTTTCTCTTCACTTTTAAGTCTCTCTACCATCCAAGTTTATGGCATTTTCATTTTTTCTACCTTTGCTTTTGCTTCCACTAATGCTACACAACATCAAGGTAGTGAAGAAGCACTAGCACTATTAAATTGGAAAACCAACCTTGACATCCAAAGCCAAGCTTCATTATCTTCTTGGACAACCCTTTCAAGTCCTTGCAAATGGGAAGGAATTACTTGTGATGAAAAAACCAAATTTGTGACAGTTATAAATGTTACAAACTTTGGTCTTAAAGGTACTCTTTCAAGTCTCAACTTCTCATCATTTCCTATGCTTCAAACTTTGGATATAAGTAACAACTCATTTCATGGAAATATTCCACATCAAATTGGTAACTTGTCAAAAATTTCTAAACTAAAAATGAATCATAATCTTTTCAATGGTTCCATTCCTTCAACAGTTGGAATGTTGATGAATCTTGTTGACCTTGATTTATCAGCTAATTATCTCTCGGGCGAAATCCCTTCATTAAAAAACTTGAAGAACTTAGAAAAACTTGTTCTATACGGAAACTCTCTTTCTGGACAGATTCCTATTGAGTTAGGCGCAATCTCATCTCTTCGAACTATCAAATTGTTGAAGAACAATTTTTCCGGTCAAATTCCATTTTCCATAGGAAACTTGGCGAATTTGAGGACACTTCAGCTTAGTGAGAATCATCTTCATGGATCAATTCCTTCATCTATTGGAAACTTGACAAACCTCATTGAATTGTCATTTTCGGATAACCAACTTTCTGGATCAATTCCTTCTTCAATGGGAAACTTGATCAATCTAGAAAGACTTGCTTTTTCACAAAATCATCTTTCTGGTCCTATTCCTTCTACATTTGGAAATTTGACCAAACTAACCTTTCTATTACTTTACAATAACAAACTCAATGGTAGCATTACAGAATCAATGAAAAATATTACCAATTTGCAAAGTTTACAGCTAAGTTCAAATAATTTCACTGGCCAAATTCCACATGAAATTTGCCTTGGTGGTTCCCTGAGAAATTTTTCTGCTAATCACAATCATTTCAGTGGTTTTGTTCCAAGAAGCTTGAAGAATTGCTCGACCCTTCTTAGACTTAACCTCGCGGAAAATATGTTTGTTGGAAATATTTCACATGATTTTGGTGTTTATCCATATTTGAGCTTCATTGATTTGAGTCACAATCAGTTTTACGGAGAAATTTCGCCGAATTTGGTGAAAAGTCGTAATCTAATTGGCCTAACGATCTTGAATAACAAGTTATCTGGTACTATACCTCCAGAATTCGGTCAAGCATCTCGGTTACAGTTGCTTCAACTCTCTTCAAATCATCTAACAGGAAAAATTCCTAAAGAGCTTTGTAACTTGACTTCATTGTTTCAACTCTCCATGAGTAACAATGAACTTTCTGGAAAGATTCCTGCAGAAATAGGATCCATGCAAGGACTTAGCATCTTGAATCTTGCAGCAAATAAACTAAGTGGCTCAATTCCAAAGCAAATTGGAAAGCTTCTCAAATTAGTTCAACTGAATTTGAGCAATAATGAGTTCATGGAAACCATTCCACTTGAATTTAACAGGTTGCAATCTCTTGAAAATCTTGATCTTGGTGGAAATTCGTTAAACGGAGAAATACCAGAATCACTTGGAAAGTTGCAAAGGTTGAACACATTGAACCTCTCTCACAATAATCTCTATGGAATCGTTCCATCTAATTTTGAGTATTTGATAAGCTTGACAATTGTTGACATATCTTATAACAAATTAGACGGTTCGATTCCTAACAATCAGGCATTTCTTAACGCACCGTTTGAATCATTGAGAAACAATAAAGGCTTGTGTGGTAATGCTTCAGGCTTAGATCCCTGCATAAATGGTAAACACAAAAGTGTGGTATTGTCACTATTTGTTACTTTGAGTATTCTATTTGTTTTTGTGTTCTTGTTTAGTGGTTCTTTGTATATTCATTTGAAAAATGCAAGAACAattcaaaagaaaacaagagaAGAACAAGAACAAGCTCAAGATGTCTTTTCCATATGGAGTTATGATGGAAAAATGGTTTACGAAAATATCATTGAAGCAACCGAGGATTTCGATGAGAAATATCTAATTGGTGAAGGTGGTTCTGGTTCGGTTTACAAGGCTAATTTACCCTCAAGACAAGTTGTTGCTGTGAAAAAACTTCATGCTGAAGTTGACAGTGAAATGCATAACTTCAATGCTTTTACGAACGAGGTTAAAGCGTTGACACAAATCAAACATCGTAACATTGTGAAGTTACATGGATTTTGCTCGCATACGCGCCACTCTTTTGTGGTTTACGAGTTCCTTGAAGGAGGGAGCTTGGATAATGTGTTGAGAAATGATACACAGGTAACAATGTTTGATTGGAAAAAGAGAGTGAATGTTGTTAAGGGTGTAACAAATGCTCTTTATCATATGCATCATGGTTGCTTTCCGCCTATTGTTCATCGCGACATATCGAGCAAAAATGTTCTTTTAGATTTGGATTATGCAGCTTATATCTCAGACTTTGGAACAGCTAAGATTCTGAATCTTGATTCGCATAACTCAACAACATTTGCAGGCACTTATGGTTATGCAGCGCCAG AGCTTGCATATACGAATGCAGTGAATGAGAAATGTGATGTGTTTAGTTTCGGAGTGCTATGTTTGGAAATAATAATGGGAAAGCATCCAGGGGATCTCGTTTCGACATTGTTTTCATCATCTGAAGCACCAATAGCTCATGGTTTGCTACTGAAAGATGTATTAGACCAAAGACTTCCTCTTCCAGAAAATTCAATTGCTAAGGATGTGATCTTGGTTGCGAAATTGGCGTTTGCTTGCTTGACTGAAAATCCACGTTCTCGACCAAGTATGAAACAAGCGTACAACATGTTTGTGAGGCCAAAATTACATTCAATGGAGACATTCCGCATCATCACACTTGGCCAACTTTTGAATTAG